From Roseateles sp. SL47:
AATGACTGGCGTATCGGCCAGCCGGTGGATACCGCCGTGGTCAATCCTCAAGCCGTCTGGGCCGATGCAGGGTCCCGCAATATTGCCGCGCTGATGACGGAGCTGCGCCTCATGAACGGGCTGCCCGGCATGCGGGGTGTCGGGGCCCATGAACCGACGTTCAGCGAGCGCTTCCTGCTCCAGTCCCCCAGGACCCTGGACAAGTGGCTGACGCAGACGGCCGGTGGCTCGGTGGCGGGCAGTCTGATGCCCACCCTGGCAGGCACCGCCAAGACCGCCCTGCGACTGCCGCTGGGCATTGCGCGGGTGCTGGTGAATCTGCCGGGTACGGCGCCGCTGTCCCTGATGGGCGCGTGGATGATCGCGCAGGGTCTGCTGGCGGCATCGGCCCGTTCGGCGGAATATCCCAGCAACCAGCATCTGTCACCCGGCTTGGAGGATCCCCAGGCGACTGTCGATCGACGGGCCATCTTTGGCTGGGGCTGCGAAACGCCGCTGGAGTTTGGGCTGGCGGTGCTGGCTCCGGTGCTGGACCAGGTCCTGGCGCAGGGACGGCTCGGTGGCTTGCTCCGTCACGGCAATGCGCTGATTGACCGGGCCGCGCAAGCCGTGGACGCAGGGGTGGATCAGTTCTTCGCGACCTCGGTCACTGGAGAACCCGCCCGGGCCGCCCCGCGTCAGGGCGACCGGGGCTGATCGCTGGACGGCCGCTGGAGGGCGCTGGACGGCCGCCGACCGACGGACCTCCGCTGACCCGATCGCCAATGGGTCAGCGTGGCGGCGCCGCAGGTCGGCCCAGGCCCAGCTTGTCCATGGCCTCCTGGGCCTCGATCAGCATCGAGGCAACCTCCGCCACGGTGATGCGCAGGCTGGTGGCGCGCGCGCGGATGTGCTCGTAGGCCTGCGCTTCGCTCATGTGCTGGTGGTCCACCAGCGTGCGGATGGCCTTCTCGAGCTGGCGGCGCGATTTGATCGTGGCCTCCAGCTTGTCGATCTTGCCTTGCTGGCGCTGCTGGAAGCCATAGGAAGAACGTGCCAGCACCAGGGTGCTCAGGATGCCGGAGGAGCGGAACGGCTTGGTGATGACGCCATGCGCATGGGTGTCCAGCAGCAGCTTGAGCGTGGTGGGGCTTTCATAGTCCGACAGGGCCACCAGCGTGGCATTCACCGCGCTGGCCGTCCAGGTGGTGCCCTCCAGCTCCTGGGACACCCAGAAGAAGATCACGTCTGCGTCCTTGGGCGGCTCCGAGGGGAAGGGCCACAGCACCTTCAGCCGGCAGCCGATGCGCTGCAGCTGCTGCACCACCACATCGCGTTCTTCCCCAGGCGGATAGACCACGGCCACGCAGATCTTGCGCAGGTCTTCATAGAGGCGACGAAGGCTGGAACTCACCGCAGGTCCTCCCCTCATCGCAGCCAGAACTCTGAGAAACCAAAGCTGGAGAGGTAGGGGTCCGGCTTGACCGGCTCCGCACTCTCCCAGACCACGTTGAACTGCCCGTCGCTGCGGCAGATGCCGATCCGCGGCGTGAGCACGCAGTGGTTGTTGTCCGCATCGATGCTGACGGGCCCCTCCGGGGATTCGAAATGCAGGCCATGGGCGGCCTCCACCAGGCGACGGCTGTCCAGGCTGCCGGTGCGCTCCAACGCGCGAGCGAACAGATGCACCTGGGTATAGGCCATTTCCGACCAGGTGCTGGTCGGCCGGTCCCCGAAACGCTCACGCCACAGGCGGGTGAAGTGGAGGTTGCTCTCATTCTTCAGCGACCCGAAGTAGGTGGCGGCGGTGATGTGCCCCGCGCACAGCGACGGCCCGATGAGCCGGATTTCCTCTTCCGCCATCGAGAGGCTGGCGATCGGCATGCGCTGCGGGTCCAGGCCGTGCTCACGATAGAGGCTGTAGAACTGCCGCGCTGATTGGCCGACCAGCGTGGAGAAGATGACATTGGGCTGGCTGGCGGCGATCTCGCGCAGCACCTCGTCCAGCTCGGCCCGGCCGGCCTCAATGGGCAGGTAGACCTCTTCAACGATCTCGCCGCCGTGCTCCTCCACCACATCCCGCACCACCCGGTTGGATTCGCGAGGGTAGATGTAGTCGCTGCCGACCAGGAAAAAGCGGGGGCCGTGATGCTGAAGGAGGTAGGCGGCCAGCTGCATGCTGTTCTGGTTGGGCACCGCCCCGGTGTAGATGATGTTGGGCGAGTATTCGAAGCCTTCGTAGAAGGAGCAATACCAGAGCAGCGCATTGTTGCGCTCCACCACCGGCAGCACCGCCTTGCGGCTGGAGGAGCGCGAACAGCCGAAGATGACGTTGATCTCATCCTCGATCAGCAGCTTGGTGGCCAGCCGACGGTATTCGTCCGAATCGCCCTTGGGGTCGTAGGCTTGCGGTACCAGCGGGCGGTCCAGCACACCGCCCAGGGCATTGATTTCTTCCACCGCCAGTGTGGTGCCGAAAAAATGCTCCGACTCGGTGACGCTGGTGGCGCCGGAGCGGGAATACAGGATGCCGATGCGCCAGCCATTGTCGGCAGGGCCGCCCGGATGGCCGCCCGAGTGGCCGCCCGAGTGGCCGCCCGCGCCAGGACGCGTGGCCGTGGAATGTAGAGGGTCCGACTGCATGCGGTGATTCACTCCCTGAAGCTCTGTGCGCGCGTTGCCATGGTGCTGCAATCGTGCTGTGCAATAGCGGTGTTGCGGTGTTGCGGTGTTGCGTTGGCATGGCCCGCCCGGCGACCGGTGCCAATTTGCCCTATCGAAGAAACAACTCCTGAATGATGTCCGGACCGTGTCCCGCCTGCAGCGCAAGCATAAGCAGGATCCGCGTCTTCTGGGGGCTGAGGTCGTCCGAAAACACAGCGCCCGCCCCTTGCAGGGTGCGGCCGCCGCCCACGAAACCGTACAGTGGCAGCGTGCGTCCCTGCGGACACCGCGACGCAATGACCACCACCACGCCCCGCGTGAGGGCCTCCCGCACGGCCTCGTGAAGTTCAGGGTTCACGTTGCCGTAGCCCAGCGCCTGCACCACCACGCCCCGGGCGCCGGCGGCCAGCGCGGCCCGCAGCAGGGCCCCGTCCGCGCCGGCATACATGGGCACGATGTCGACGCGGGGCAGTGGCTGCCCCGTCAAGGCCACGTGCTGACGCCGCAGGGGCGAGCGGGCCCACTGCACCCGGTCTTCCTCCACCACGCCCAGCAGGCCAAAGGGGCCGGACTGAAAGGCGCCAACGTCGCTGGTATGGGTCTTGGACACCTCCCGGGCGGCATTGATCTGCCCGTTCAGCGCGACCAGCACGCCCTTGTGATGCGCCTGGGGACACAGGCAGATGCGCACCGCATGACGCAGATTGCGGGGGCCGTCGAAATCCGGTTCCGAGGCGTTGCGCTGGGCGCCGACCATCACGACCGGCTTGGTGCTGGCGAGCGTGAGGTCAAGGAACCAGGCGGTCTCCTCCAGCGTGTCGGTGCCGTGCGACACAACGGCGCCCGCCACTTCGTCCCGCGCCAGGGCCCGGCTGATGGCCGCGTGCAGCGCCAGCCAGCGCGGGGGATCCATGTAGTCGGACGGCACGTTGGCCACCTCATGGACCTCCAGCTGAGCCAGCTCGTTCAAACCCGGCACTGCGGCGACCAGCGCTTCTCCGGTGAGCGCCGGCACGGGCGCATGGGTGCGCGGGTCCAGCTTCATGGCAATGGTGCCGCCGGTGGCAAAAAGGGGAACCGTCGGCCGCATGTTCAGACCCGCAGATGGTTGAAGATGGTGGCGATGGCCTGCGGGTCCCGGGCATCGCCCTGATCCACGATCTCCCCCTGCTTGAGGACCAGGTAGCGGTCCGCCACCTGGAGTGCAAAGGCCACGTTCTGCTCGATCAGCAGCAGTGTGGTGCCGCGCTGTGCGCGCTCCCACAGCAGGGCTTCAGCGATGCGGTCGATCACCGACGGTTGCAGGCCTTCGGTGATTTCGTCCAGCAGGATGAGCGCAGGCTGCATCATCAGCGCGCGGGCCACCAGCAGCATCTTCTGTTCCCCGCCGGAGAGGGTGCCGGCATACTGCCGCAACCGGTCCCGGAACACCGGAAACAAGGGCGCGATCGGCGCGAAACGGTCTTCGAACTCACGGTCATGCGGCAGACCCAGCCGCAGGTTGTCGCGGATGCTGAGCTCGGAGAAGATGGCGTGCTCCTGCGCCGCATAGGCCACACCCAGCCGCGCGATGCGATGCGGTGCCCACCGCGTCACGTCCGTGCCGTTCACCAGCACCGACCCGTTGCGCTTGGGCAGGTAGCCCATGACGGTTTTCAGCAGCGTGCTCTTGCCCATGCCGTTCTTGCCCAGCAGGGCCACGGCTTCACCGGGTTGAAGGGCCAGCGTGGCGTCGCGCAGCACCACCGCGTTTTTGTAGCCGCTGGTGACGGTGCGCATCTGCAGGGTCGCCGTGCCGGGCGGCAGGGGACGGGCCGGGCCCGATGGGGCGGTGGAGTGAGGGAGGGCGCTCATGCTGCCTCCTTGCCATTGGAGTCTGGGTGGGAGCCTGGGCGGGGCGCTGGGCGCGCCGCTGACACCGGATCTGGCGACGGACCCGCCGGCGCCGCCTGTGCGCTGCCCGCGTAGATGGTGCGGACCAGCTCGGACTCGGTCACGTCCTTGAACGTTCCCTGCATCGCGATGCGGCCCTGATGCATCACCACGATGCGGGTGGCGATCTCCTGGACGAAGTCCAGATCGTGCTCCACCAGCAGGCAGCACAGCCGATGCCGATGGGCCAGCGAGGCCAGTACGCCTGCAATCTGCGAGCGCTCGGTCTTGGTCAGGCCCGCCGTCGGCTCGTCCAGCAGCACGATGCGTGGGGCCAGCGAGAGCACCATGGCCAGCTCCAGCGCCTGCTGCTGCCCATGGGACAGGTCGCGGGCGATGGTGCCGAGATGGCGGTCCAGCCCGGTGGTTCTCACCACGTCCAGCGCATAGGCCGGTAGCGCGAGGGTGGTGTCGCGGCTGAACAGGCGGGGGCGCTGGCGGGTCCCGGTGGCCATTCGCAGGCATTCGGCGACGCTGAGCGACTCGAAGATGTTGGCGTTCTGGAACTTGCGGCCCAGGCCCAGGCGGACGCAATCTTCGGGGGGGCGCTGCCGGATGTCCGCGCCACCCATGCGGATGTCGCCGCTGGTGCGCTCGGCGCCGTCGCTGATGCATCGCATCAGGGTGGTCTTGCCGGCGCCGTTGGGGCCAATCAGGCCGATGAGCTCACCGGCGCGGCCCTCCAGGTCCACGCCTTCCAGCACCTTGAGCGAGCCGAACTGCCGGGTGACGCCACGCATCTCCAGCAGGGCGGGCTCCAGGCCCGCAGGCCGCTCCTGCGGTGGAGCGCCGGGAGCCGCCAGCGGCTCCTCGACCAGTGCGGGCACGTCCGGTGCACGGCGTCCCGCTCCCAGCGGCTTCAGGAGCAGCGGCACCAGGCCTTGTGGCAACAGCACGATGACCGCCACGAAGGCACTGCCCAGGATCAACTGCCACGCAAACGGCATGCTGGCACTGAGGTAGGCCGTCGCCACATTGATCAGCAGCGCGCCGATCAGGGGCCCCCACAGGGTGCCCCGGCCGCCCAGCGCCACCCAGATGATCAGCTCCGTGCCCAGCACGAAACCGGTCAGCTCCGGGGCCACCACGCCACTGAAGGCCCCATAGCCGAAGCCCGCAAAACCCGCCACCCCGGCCGTGACCACCAGCAGCAGGATCTTGATCAGCGGCACGCGCAGGCCCAGGTAGGCGCAGCGGGATTCGTTGTCTCGGATGGCGGCCAGCACGCGGCCTGAATCGCTTTGCACCAGCAGCCAGGCGAGCACGCCCACGGCCAGCAGGGCCGCCCCGGCCAGCCAGAACCAGGTCTCCAGCGAGAAGTCGAAGCTTGTATAGCCGGTCAGGCCCGAGCTGGAACCGGTCCATTCGCCGCCTGACAGCAGCAGCTGCGTGGCCACGATCGGCAGGACCAGCGAGATGACGGTGGCGAAGAAGGGTGATGCCCCGCGATAGAACGACAGCCACCCCACCAGCCCGGCCAGCGCCATGGCCCCGACCACGGCCACCGCGATGGCCAGCACCACCGTGCCGCCGGAGAAACCCTGATGGGTGAACACCAGGCCGGCTGCATAGGCGCCGAGACCGAAGAAGGCGGACTGGCCGAAGGTCAGGTAGCCGGTGTAGCCCCACAACACGTCGACCGTGATGGCCACGATGGCAAAGAAAAAGGCCTTGATCAGGATGTTGACCAGATAGCTGTCGAACACAAAGGGTCCGAGGGCGATCAGCGCGGCGCCGGCCAGGCTGACGCCGACCAGCCGTTGCAGCGAGCGGCTGCGATTCATGGCGTGAGCACCTTCCTGAGACGACAGGGGACGGGCCTGCGCAGCCGACGCGGCACGCAGGCCAGGGTCGGGCGCAGAAGCATGAGGGGAGGGAGGTCGCAGGGTCTCATCCACGGGCAAACCCCTTGGGCCGCAGGCGCAGCGTGACGGCCGCCAGCACCGGAATGGTGAGGCCGCCCAGGACGGCGCTGGAATAGCTGCTTACCAGCACCTGGCAGGCACCGAAGACCAGGCAGGTCAGCATCAGGCTGGGCATGGAATGGCCGGAGACCATCACCAGCATGAAGGCGCTGACCAGCCACGGCAGGCCCATGCCCGGGTCGACGCTGGACAGCGGGGTGATGAGCGTGCCGGCCAATGTGCCCAGGGCAGCGCCCAGGCTGAAGGTGATGAAGCGGATGCGGTCGGCGGGGATGCCGAGCCCGCTGGCCAGATCCTCGTTCATGATCACCGCACGGGTGTTGACGCCAAAGCGGGTGGCATTGAGCAGCAGGGTGAGCCCGGCACCCAGGCCCAGGGCCACCGGGACCAACAGCAGCCGATAGGCGGAATACTCGGCGCCGGCAATGCGCCAGGCGCCTTGAACCGGCGTCTCCACGAACTGCACCTCGCGGCCAAAGGCGGCCACGATGAGCTGCCCGATCACAATGCCCAGGCCCCAGGTGGCCAGGATGGCATCCAGCGGGCGCCGATACAGCGGACGCACGATGCAGCGCTCGATGGCCATGCCCACCACCACGCCGGCCACGATGGCCAGCGGCAGGCCCACCCAGGGGCTCAGCTTGAGCTGCGTCACCACCAGGCTCGCATAGGCGCCGACCGTCAGCAGCGCTCCGTGCGCGAAGTTGACGATCTTCATGACCCCGAAGACCACCATCAGCCCGGCCGTCACGATGAACAGCACGGCCGCGGTCGTCAGGATGTCCAGCAGCAGGATCATCTTGTCTCCTTGTTGTTGTCGCGGGGAAGGCGGGTCCGCCTCAGTTCAGCTTGGGGCACTGCGCGCCGGGATCCACCGCTTCAAAGGTCTGCAGGATGCGGATCTGGCCCCCATTCTGGATCTGGCCCAGACGCATGGACAGCGGCGTGTGACGCTGCTTGTTCATCCGCACCTGACCGCGCGGGCCGACATAGGCCACTTCGCCCAGCGCCTTGATGACCTTCTCCGGGTCGACGCTGCCGGCCTTCTCCACGGCGGCCTTGTACAGGTGGAAGGCCTCGTACTGCGGCACCGAGAGCTCATTGGGCGTCTTCAGGTCGTTGCCGAACTGCTGCTTCATCGCCGCCAGGAACTTCTGGTTTTCGGGCATGTCGATGGTCGTGAGATAGGAGGCCGACAGGTACATGCCGTTGGCAACATCGCCCATGTTGCGGGCGGTGGCCTCGTCAATGGCCAGGTTGCCATAGGGCAGCTTCATGCCGGAGCCTTGCAGTTGCTTGGCCAGCGACACGTTGGGGGCACCCCCGGCGGTGGCGCTGATCAGCGCATCCGGCTTGGCCGCGCGGATCTTGCTCAGCACCGGTGTCCAGTCCGAGCCGTCGATGGGCAGGTATTCCTCGCCGACCACCTTGCCGCCGGTCTTTTCGATGTACTTGCGGGTGAAGTCCAGCATGCCGCGACCAAAGGCGTAGTCGTTGCCTACCAGGAAGAAATTACGGGCATTCAGGCTTTTGCTGAAGTAGTCCACCACCGGCGCCACCTGCTGCTCGGGCACCCAGGCGTTGACATGCATCCAGGGGTTGCAGGAGCGGCCTTCATAGAACGAGGTGTAGATGTAGGGCACCTTGCCCCGCGAAATGATGGGCAGGGCGGCATTGCGGGCGGCACTGGTTTCCATGGCGATGATGGCCTGCACCTTTTTCTGGAACACCAGCGTGTCGAAGGCCTTCTGGGCGCCAACCGCGCCGGAGGCGTCGTCCACGATCTCCAGCTGAATCGGCCGGCCCAGAATGCCGCCAGCGGCATTGATCTCTTCAACGGCGCGTTGTGATGATTGCACCACGGCAGGCGCAATGACGCTGTTGGCGCCGGACAGGCCAACAGCCACGCCGATCTTGATCGGCTCGGCAGCACTGGCCGACTGGCACAGCAGCGGGCAGGCCAGGGCCAGGGTCAGCGCAGCGGCAGCGCGGACGGGACGGGAAGGGCCGGTGGCCTGGAGGGAGGAACGCAGGAAGGGAGTCATGGTGGGGGCTTTCCTGGTGGGGGAGGTGGAAGGAAGGTTGAAGGGCGGTCGGATGGAATCGAATGGAATGGAATCGATGGAAAGGTGTTGAGACAGCGTCCTGACCGGGCGTCCTGAAGGTTGGGGCCGCCGCGCGCTCACAGGGCGGGCCGCGGCCAGCCCGTGCCCAGCATCGGGTCATACAGGTCGGTGCGTCGGTCGCGCAGCACATGGTTGAAAGCGTTGAGTTGCCGGGCGCTGCGGCTGTGCTTGAGGTTGACGCTGGCCACCAGCACCGCTTCGCCCTCGGCAGCGGCCGGACCCGCCAGCGGCCATCCCTGCGCGCCCACGATCAGACTCTGTCCGATGAACGGCTGGCCGCGCTCGGTGCCGACCCGGTTGGCACAGACGACGGCCATGCCATTGCTGTGGGCGGCGGCCATGGCCAGGGTGTTGGCCATGGCCGGCATGTGGGCGGGTTGCTGCGGCATGGGCACCCAGTTGGTGGGCATGCAGACGAGGTCGGCGCCCTGCATGGCCAGCAGGCGGTAGACCTCGGGGAACCAGCCGTCATAGCAGATGACGGCGGAGAGGCGGCCCACCTCCGTATGAAAGACGGGCAAGCCGAGGTTGCCCGGCTCGAAGAATAAATGTTCGTCGCCCCACAGATGGAGCTTGCGATAACGACCGATGAGGCCCCGCGGACCCATCACCACGGCGGTGTTGTAGAGGCGGTCCCCGTCGCGCTCGGTCAGGCCCGCGACCAGATGAAGCCCCAGGCGCGCGGCCACGGCCTGCCAGGCGCGGGTGGTGGGGCCTTCGGTGGCGGATTCCCCCAGCGCAAAGGCCTCGTCGCGGCTGCTGAAGACATAGCCCGTGTTCGCCAGTTCCGGCAGCACGACCACCGAGGCGCCTTGCGCGGCGGCCTGTTCAATGAACCGCACCGAGCGGGCCACGTTGTCGGCGACCTGGCCGATGCGCGGTTCCATCTGGACGGCGGCGACCTTGAGGTCCGGAAAGACAGACGCGCCATCGCCCTGAGGGGCGGAAGACGGCGATACAGGCAATGGCGGCAACTGCGGTGAGGACATCGTGAACCAGTCTCCAGAAAGCAAAAAGCCCCTGACTGCGCACAGGCGCGGTTCAGGGGCTGTATAGCCGGAATGTGAGTCAGCAATGCTGCTGAGGCAGTCGGGCGCGCACTGGGTGGGCGTCAACTGCTGGGCGAAGAATAGGAAGATCAGCGGGGCCTGTCAACCGGGTGTCACGAGAGGGTGTTCCTGGCTCCGCCACCAAGGACTCCCACGGATTGACGGACCTCATTTCGCCAGGGGCAGCCCTTTGGCAGGGCCCCTGGCGAGTCAGGCCGTCAAGGCGTAATTCACCACCACGATCAACTCCTTGAGCTTGCCGGGCTGCGCCATGCCGATCGTCAGCGGACTGCTGAACGACACCCCTGCAATGCTGGTGGCCAGAAGCCCCGCCAGTGCTGGCTCGGGCGGTGTAGCGCAGATGCAGCACCACGTCCGAAATGGACTGGTAATCAAAGGGCCGCAGCGAAGGGGGCTGCAGGCCGAGGCAGGATCGGTAGCCCTGCTCGGGGTGCGGCCGGTGCTCCATCTGCCAGCGCACCACGGCGGCAGTGGCCACGCCGATGCGCGCCCCCCAGGCCAGGAGCTTGGCCGGCGTCCATTCCCGGTGGGCGCGGTGCGAAGCCGGCATGTGCTCCGGTGCCGTGGTATGGGCGCCATGCCGCTGGCTGTAGGCGTGCACGGCCACGCGTTGCTGACTGCTGAGGATCTCCACTGTGGTCGAGGTGATGCGCAGCTCGACCTGCTCGCGCACCAGCCGGTGCGGCACGCTGTAGTCATGGCCATCGAGCTCGACGTGGTAGTCGATATTGACGCGTGCGCGCTTGAAGCGGGCGATGGGCATGCGGGCTGCCGGCAGCGGCTTCAGCACAAGTCGGTCCAGGGCCGCGAAGGCGCTGGCCACGGCGTGGCCCCCCTCCGCAGTCAGCACCACATTGTTGGACGACAACCAACCTCGTTCCAACACGCGGATACCAGCTCGAAGTTGCACCGCCACCGCCCCGGCTTCGTTCAATGCTGCCGCAGCTCCCGCCGCAAGATCTTGCCCACATTGGTTTTGGGCAGCTCATCGCGGAACTCGATGTACTTCGGTCGCTTGTAGCCCGTGAACTGCGCATGGCAGAAGGCGCTGAGGTCTTCTTCGGCAAGCGCTGGGTCCTTCTTGATCACAAACAGCTTCACCGCCTCACCCGAATGCACATCGGGCACGCCCACGGCTGCGCACTCCAGCACGCCCGGATGCATGTTCACCACTTGCTCGATCTCGGTCGGATAGACATTGAACCCACTGACCAAAATCATGTCCTTCTTCCGATCCACGATGCGGGTGAAGCCCTGCGCATCCATCACGCCGATATCCCCGGTCTTGAAGAATCCATCC
This genomic window contains:
- a CDS encoding ANTAR domain-containing response regulator — protein: MSSSLRRLYEDLRKICVAVVYPPGEERDVVVQQLQRIGCRLKVLWPFPSEPPKDADVIFFWVSQELEGTTWTASAVNATLVALSDYESPTTLKLLLDTHAHGVITKPFRSSGILSTLVLARSSYGFQQRQQGKIDKLEATIKSRRQLEKAIRTLVDHQHMSEAQAYEHIRARATSLRITVAEVASMLIEAQEAMDKLGLGRPAAPPR
- a CDS encoding transporter substrate-binding domain-containing protein — translated: MQSDPLHSTATRPGAGGHSGGHSGGHPGGPADNGWRIGILYSRSGATSVTESEHFFGTTLAVEEINALGGVLDRPLVPQAYDPKGDSDEYRRLATKLLIEDEINVIFGCSRSSSRKAVLPVVERNNALLWYCSFYEGFEYSPNIIYTGAVPNQNSMQLAAYLLQHHGPRFFLVGSDYIYPRESNRVVRDVVEEHGGEIVEEVYLPIEAGRAELDEVLREIAASQPNVIFSTLVGQSARQFYSLYREHGLDPQRMPIASLSMAEEEIRLIGPSLCAGHITAATYFGSLKNESNLHFTRLWRERFGDRPTSTWSEMAYTQVHLFARALERTGSLDSRRLVEAAHGLHFESPEGPVSIDADNNHCVLTPRIGICRSDGQFNVVWESAEPVKPDPYLSSFGFSEFWLR
- a CDS encoding asparaginase; the encoded protein is MRPTVPLFATGGTIAMKLDPRTHAPVPALTGEALVAAVPGLNELAQLEVHEVANVPSDYMDPPRWLALHAAISRALARDEVAGAVVSHGTDTLEETAWFLDLTLASTKPVVMVGAQRNASEPDFDGPRNLRHAVRICLCPQAHHKGVLVALNGQINAAREVSKTHTSDVGAFQSGPFGLLGVVEEDRVQWARSPLRRQHVALTGQPLPRVDIVPMYAGADGALLRAALAAGARGVVVQALGYGNVNPELHEAVREALTRGVVVVIASRCPQGRTLPLYGFVGGGRTLQGAGAVFSDDLSPQKTRILLMLALQAGHGPDIIQELFLR
- a CDS encoding ABC transporter ATP-binding protein, which codes for MRTVTSGYKNAVVLRDATLALQPGEAVALLGKNGMGKSTLLKTVMGYLPKRNGSVLVNGTDVTRWAPHRIARLGVAYAAQEHAIFSELSIRDNLRLGLPHDREFEDRFAPIAPLFPVFRDRLRQYAGTLSGGEQKMLLVARALMMQPALILLDEITEGLQPSVIDRIAEALLWERAQRGTTLLLIEQNVAFALQVADRYLVLKQGEIVDQGDARDPQAIATIFNHLRV
- a CDS encoding ABC transporter permease subunit, encoding MNRSRSLQRLVGVSLAGAALIALGPFVFDSYLVNILIKAFFFAIVAITVDVLWGYTGYLTFGQSAFFGLGAYAAGLVFTHQGFSGGTVVLAIAVAVVGAMALAGLVGWLSFYRGASPFFATVISLVLPIVATQLLLSGGEWTGSSSGLTGYTSFDFSLETWFWLAGAALLAVGVLAWLLVQSDSGRVLAAIRDNESRCAYLGLRVPLIKILLLVVTAGVAGFAGFGYGAFSGVVAPELTGFVLGTELIIWVALGGRGTLWGPLIGALLINVATAYLSASMPFAWQLILGSAFVAVIVLLPQGLVPLLLKPLGAGRRAPDVPALVEEPLAAPGAPPQERPAGLEPALLEMRGVTRQFGSLKVLEGVDLEGRAGELIGLIGPNGAGKTTLMRCISDGAERTSGDIRMGGADIRQRPPEDCVRLGLGRKFQNANIFESLSVAECLRMATGTRQRPRLFSRDTTLALPAYALDVVRTTGLDRHLGTIARDLSHGQQQALELAMVLSLAPRIVLLDEPTAGLTKTERSQIAGVLASLAHRHRLCCLLVEHDLDFVQEIATRIVVMHQGRIAMQGTFKDVTESELVRTIYAGSAQAAPAGPSPDPVSAARPAPRPGSHPDSNGKEAA
- a CDS encoding branched-chain amino acid ABC transporter permease, producing MILLLDILTTAAVLFIVTAGLMVVFGVMKIVNFAHGALLTVGAYASLVVTQLKLSPWVGLPLAIVAGVVVGMAIERCIVRPLYRRPLDAILATWGLGIVIGQLIVAAFGREVQFVETPVQGAWRIAGAEYSAYRLLLVPVALGLGAGLTLLLNATRFGVNTRAVIMNEDLASGLGIPADRIRFITFSLGAALGTLAGTLITPLSSVDPGMGLPWLVSAFMLVMVSGHSMPSLMLTCLVFGACQVLVSSYSSAVLGGLTIPVLAAVTLRLRPKGFARG
- a CDS encoding substrate-binding protein: MTPFLRSSLQATGPSRPVRAAAALTLALACPLLCQSASAAEPIKIGVAVGLSGANSVIAPAVVQSSQRAVEEINAAGGILGRPIQLEIVDDASGAVGAQKAFDTLVFQKKVQAIIAMETSAARNAALPIISRGKVPYIYTSFYEGRSCNPWMHVNAWVPEQQVAPVVDYFSKSLNARNFFLVGNDYAFGRGMLDFTRKYIEKTGGKVVGEEYLPIDGSDWTPVLSKIRAAKPDALISATAGGAPNVSLAKQLQGSGMKLPYGNLAIDEATARNMGDVANGMYLSASYLTTIDMPENQKFLAAMKQQFGNDLKTPNELSVPQYEAFHLYKAAVEKAGSVDPEKVIKALGEVAYVGPRGQVRMNKQRHTPLSMRLGQIQNGGQIRILQTFEAVDPGAQCPKLN
- a CDS encoding nitrilase family protein; translation: MSSPQLPPLPVSPSSAPQGDGASVFPDLKVAAVQMEPRIGQVADNVARSVRFIEQAAAQGASVVVLPELANTGYVFSSRDEAFALGESATEGPTTRAWQAVAARLGLHLVAGLTERDGDRLYNTAVVMGPRGLIGRYRKLHLWGDEHLFFEPGNLGLPVFHTEVGRLSAVICYDGWFPEVYRLLAMQGADLVCMPTNWVPMPQQPAHMPAMANTLAMAAAHSNGMAVVCANRVGTERGQPFIGQSLIVGAQGWPLAGPAAAEGEAVLVASVNLKHSRSARQLNAFNHVLRDRRTDLYDPMLGTGWPRPAL